A genomic region of Elusimicrobiales bacterium contains the following coding sequences:
- the nusG gene encoding transcription termination/antitermination protein NusG translates to MEEKGWYVVHTQTGYEDKIQRLITQNAQTQGFTDRVFQILIPTEEVVEVKQNKKHFRKRKFFPGYILVEMALTSETYWFIRNTTGVTGFLGDPKPVSLPEEEVKAIVELTSASAQNKPRPAVQFDKGESVRIIEGPFKHFLGIIDEVNETKSKLKVMVTVFDRPTPVELDFLQVEKV, encoded by the coding sequence ATGGAAGAAAAAGGCTGGTACGTAGTCCATACCCAAACCGGGTACGAGGACAAGATACAGAGGCTCATCACCCAGAACGCCCAGACGCAGGGCTTTACCGACAGGGTTTTCCAGATACTCATCCCCACCGAAGAAGTGGTGGAAGTAAAGCAGAACAAAAAGCATTTCCGCAAGCGCAAATTCTTCCCCGGCTACATACTGGTGGAAATGGCGCTTACCAGCGAAACCTACTGGTTCATAAGGAACACCACCGGCGTTACCGGATTTCTGGGCGACCCCAAGCCCGTCTCCCTGCCGGAGGAGGAAGTAAAGGCCATCGTGGAACTTACCTCCGCATCGGCCCAGAACAAGCCGCGCCCCGCCGTGCAGTTCGACAAGGGCGAGAGCGTGCGCATCATAGAAGGCCCCTTCAAGCACTTCCTCGGCATCATAGACGAGGTGAACGAGACCAAGTCCAAACTCAAGGTGATGGTTACGGTTTTTGACCGGCCCACCCCTGTGGAATTGGATTTCCTGCAGGTGGAGAAAGTATAG
- the secE gene encoding preprotein translocase subunit SecE — protein MDKAAQFLKEAYSELSKATWMPRSQVVQSTIFVFMVVILVALYVSAIDFGLSKLLGVVLGGR, from the coding sequence ATGGACAAGGCGGCGCAGTTTCTAAAAGAGGCGTATTCCGAGCTTTCCAAGGCCACTTGGATGCCGCGGAGCCAGGTGGTGCAGTCAACCATTTTCGTTTTCATGGTGGTTATACTAGTGGCGCTTTATGTGAGCGCCATAGACTTCGGACTTTCCAAACTGCTGGGCGTTGTGCTCGGAGGACGCTGA
- the rplK gene encoding 50S ribosomal protein L11, whose protein sequence is MAKVKQVKTLIKLQIPAGGATPAPPVGPALGQHGVNIMDFCKQFNSRTQKMEAGMTIPVVITVFDDRTFTFVTKMPPISALIKKTAGLAKGSGAPNKTKVGKLSVKQMEEIARAKMPDLNTKDVAQALQMVRGTARSMGVDTE, encoded by the coding sequence ATGGCAAAAGTAAAACAGGTAAAAACCCTTATCAAGCTGCAAATTCCCGCCGGCGGGGCCACCCCCGCCCCGCCCGTGGGCCCGGCGCTGGGCCAGCACGGCGTCAACATCATGGATTTCTGCAAGCAGTTCAACTCCCGCACGCAGAAGATGGAGGCGGGGATGACAATCCCGGTGGTCATCACGGTTTTTGACGACAGGACTTTCACCTTCGTCACCAAGATGCCGCCCATTTCCGCGCTGATTAAAAAAACCGCGGGGCTGGCCAAAGGCTCCGGCGCGCCCAACAAGACGAAGGTGGGCAAGCTCTCGGTGAAGCAGATGGAGGAAATCGCCAGGGCCAAGATGCCCGACCTTAACACCAAAGACGTCGCGCAGGCCTTGCAGATGGTGCGCGGCACCGCCCGCAGCATGGGCGTTGACACGGAATAG